DNA from bacterium:
TCTCAGGCATCAGTGCGAGAGCGAGCTCAAGGGAAAGCTCATCCACTTGAGGACCTTCTACGCAGCCAACTGCAACAGGCCCAAAGAGATCGCGAAGATGATGGTCGATTCGTTCCCGACGTTCATCGCCGCCATGCGCGGCACCCTGAGGCTCCTGGGCAAGAAGCCCCCCGCCGACGCGCGGGCGGTCGTCGAGCTCGTGGGCGGGCTCATAGACGTCAACCCGACAATATTCTTCGACATCCTGGAGATCAGGAGCGGCGTCTCGCTCCTGCCCCGCGGAGACGAAGCCCTGTCTGCGTTCGAGCTCTACTTGACAGAACTCGCCTCGCTAACTAGGTTCGTGGACCAGATTCAAACTGCATAACATCCGTAAATGATCGGAGGACGCATGCAAAAGAAATGGATAATACTAGGAGTTATATTGCTGGTGCTCATAGCCTTCGGCGGCAGCTGCGTGGGCAAGTATAACCAGCTCATGACGCTCAACGAGTCCGTGACCACGGCCTGGGCGCAGGTGGAGAACGTGTTGCAGCGGAGGAATGACCTGATCCCCAACCTCGTCAACACGGTGAAGGGCTACGCGGCGCAGGAGCAGAAGGTCTTCATAGACGTGACCGAGGCGCGCGCAAAGGTCGGCGGCGCGACGACCATACCTGACAAGGTCGACGCCAATAACCAATTGACCGCGGCGCTGGGCAGGCTCATGCTCGTGGTCGAGCGCTATCCGGACCTCAAATCCAACCAGAACTTCCTGGCCCTCCAGGACGAACTCGCCGGGACCGAAAACCGCATAGCCGTGGAGAGAATGCGCTACAACGAGACGGTCAAGGCATACAACGTGTTCGTCCGCCACTTCCCGAACAACGTAATAGCCGGGATATTCGGCTACGCGCGCGAGAACGTGTACTTCAAGGCGGAGGATGAGGCGAAGGCTGCGCCTACGGTGGATTTCGGAATGGAGCCGCAGGGCCCAAAACAGTAGTCGATCCCATGAAGGACGCAGAGCAAGGCCGGTCGAAAGACCGGCCTTTTTTTACATCAAAAACGAAAGGGCAAGATTGGAGAGCGCGCCTGCGGTGATCGCCACGATGAGCATGATGATCGTCGAGAGCATGAGCAACCTGAGCCCCAGCTCCTTGGCGATCATGACGAACGTCGCCACGCACGGAAAGGTCATGGCCAGGGCCACGGTCGCCACGATCAGCTGCCTGGTGGAGAGCCCTAGCGGCGAGAGCATGCCCATCGCGATGTCCTTGCGCAGGAAACCCATGGCCATCGAGACCACCGCCTCGCGCGGAAGCCCCCACAGCCTTTCCACCACGGGAGAAGCGGCGGCGGCGACCCATTCGAACGCGCCCGCAGCATAGAGCAAGTTGACGACCAGCACTCCTGCCAGGACCACCGGCAGCGCCTCTTTGAGGAAATACATAGTCCTCATCCAGAATTTCTTCATGAACGCGGAGGCGTTGGGCCACCTGATCGGCGGCATCTCAATTATATGCTCGGGGCTGAAGCCCCTCTTCACGAGCCTCGCCAGCACGAGACCCGTGAAGAGCCACGACAGGAATATGATGAAATAAACGGTGAAGACATAGATGAGTCCCCTCGCGCCCACCAGCCCGATGATCATGGCCTGCAGCGACGCGCACGGCACGCCGATGGATATCAGCGTGATGGCGATGAACCTCTCGCGCCTGGACTCGAGGTTGCGCGTGGCCATGATGCCCGGAACGTTGCAGCCCAGACCCAAAAGATGCGGCACGATCGCGTAGCCGTGAAGCCCCATGTGGTGCATGGTGCGGTCGAGCAACACGGCAAAGCGCGGCAGATAGCCCAGGTCCTCCAGAAAACCCAGCACGAGGTAGAACCCGATTATGTACGGCAGCACGGCGGCTATCTCGATATAGAAGCCTGTGGTCAGAAGCCCGAAGGAATGGCCGAAGTCGATCTGTCCGTCCACCAGCCTGCCGATCAGCACATCGTGCAGAAACGGGTATCCGGCTATGGCGGCGGAGAGGGACTCGAGCGGCCCCCTGGCCAACTCGAACAGCGGATCGAACACGTGCCGGATCAGCCCCTCGCCGATCGCGCGTATGATCGCAAACGAGGCGACGAGGACGATGGCCGCGATGAAGAGGCCGCCCACCGGATTGAGGGCCACGTCCTCTATCCTCTGCCTCAAGGTGTGGCGGTGATGCGTGAGGCTCTGTACCTCGGAGATTATTTCGCCGATCGCCTTCCAGCGCTCCCCTTCCCCGATGCTGCGCAGGCTTCTCTCCGGCGCCGCCTCCAGCGCGTCGATCGCCTGTTTGATCCCCTCGCCCGTCACCGCAACAGTGGGGACGACGGCGCAGCCCAGGCGCGCAGCGAGTTTCTCCACGTCGATCTTGATGCCGCGATGGGCTGTCTCGTCCCACATGTTGAGCATGATCACCGTGGGGAGGCCCTTCTCCACCAGCTGCAGCGTGAGGTTGAGGTTGCGCTCCAGGTTGGTGGCGTCGACCACGTTGATGACGAGGTCGGCCTTGGAGAGCATCGTCGCGGCGACCTCCTCGGCCTTGCACGCAGGTTCGATCGAGTACATGCCCGGCGCGTCGATCACCTGGGCCCTCTTGCCCTGAAAGAGCATCTGGCCGCTCATGAACTCGACGGTCGTGCCGGGATAGTTCGAAGCGATCGCGTGGACGCCGGTGAGCCTGGTGAAGACCACGCTCTTGCCCACGTTGGGGTTGCCTATGAGGACGATCCTCTTCATGACCAGGGCCCCCCGACCATGATCTTCCCGGCCATGCCGTGGCCGACCGCCAATTGCCTTCCGTCAACCGAGACGACCACGGGTCCGCCCATGAGCATGGCGCTGATCTTGGTGATGAGCTTGCCCGGCCTGATGTTCATGGCCGCAAGCCTATTCTCAATCCCGCGGCCTCCATCGATGCGGCGGACCACGCCCCTCTGGCCCGGCTTGAGCTTCTCCAGCGGCGTGAGCTCTTCCTCGACGGAGAGCGCAGAGAGCGGCTCTTTGACCGCCTTCTTCGCACAGCGGCTGCAGACCCCGTAGAGCGAGAGCGTGTGATCCTCGACCACGAAGCCGTGCCGGCCGGCGACCTCCTCCTGCAGCTCCTCTATGTCGGGGTTCGCAAACTCGATCATTTCGCCGCAGCGGCGGCATATGAGATGGTCGTGGTGGCGGTGCGCGAAGGCGTGCTCGTAGATGAGCGAACCGTCCTCGAGTCTCAGCTCGCGCGCGAGACCTGCGCCGACCAGGAGGCACAGCGCGCTCTGCACGGTCTTGAGGTCGAGCGAGCGATGATCCTTTTTGAGCTTCTCCCAGAATTCGGCCGCAGTGATATGATGCTCGGAGGAGAGGAACTTGAGCAGTATCATCTCGCGCACGCCGCTCTTGTGCAGCCCCTTTGAGGTGCAAAAATCCCTCAGCATGTCCAGCTGTCTTCGAAACCTTCCCTTCACAGGAATCAATCCTTCCTTTTTTAGGAAACTTTACCGAATGCGCGGGGATAGTGCTCAGGATAAGGGCCCGTTGTCAAGCCGACCGACGGAACACCGGAGAGCTCCCTTGAAAGTTTCTGGAGTAAAAAGCTTATTTCCTGAGCAACTCCTCTGCGGCGATAAAATGGGTCTCAGGTGCAGAACAAAAACCCCTGGCCGGCATGACCGCAACGGAGCCCTTGTCTTTCAAAGGTCCATCGGGCGGCTCGACAGGCTGGACGATTACCACTTCCTCGGTCAGGAAATCCCTCAGATTTAAATCAAAGAGAGGTTTCAGCTCCGGGCCGAGGTAGATCTTGAACTTGTCATCTCCATTGTAAACATCATGTCTGTTGCCGAAGACAAACAGCACGACACCCCACTCCCTCATCTTAAACGTCCTGAGCCCCAAACCGCTGCTCCACAAGAACAGCGATCCGGAGTGAGCCTTCTCAAACGATTTCCAAGCATACACCTGCTCGGCGGCATCGTAAGCATTCGCTCTCCAAATTATGGATGCGGACGAAATCCAGGGAGCGCCTTCATAGCCGGACAACCGACTGAACTTACCGGCCCACCCGGACGTATCTATGGCAAAGGATCTCAGCGGCGCATCAGGCCCCACTTTTGCCTCCTCCGATTCATGCAAAGGAGAGAGCCCATCTGAGACAGGTTGAAAACTATCATGCTGAACAGGAGATCCTTCTGAGACTAACGGAGAATCCTCAGGCAAGTTGAGGCAATACAAATCAAGATTTGCGGAAACATCCCTTGTCGATGAAAGGCTCGTCTCAGCTCCGCACATATTCATTCCTCCCTGTACCGTAACTGATTTCGAAGATATCAAAATTGATAATCATGTCTTATGCGACGTCTTCGCCTCGGTCAACGATGATCTTCAATGCCTTGAAGAAACAACCCATTTTGCTCAAATGTGCCTCGACACCTCGTCCAGGAGGTCCTGGCGGTCGATGAAGTCCTCGAGGTAGTCCTTCCTGGCGCTGGAGATCACGAGCACAGGCGAACGGTCATACCTCGCGAGCCAGCGGCGGTAACAGCGCTCCAGGCGCCTCAGGTATTCGCCGGGGACGTCCTTCTCGATGGCGCGGCCGCGGCCTGAGATGCGCTTTTTGAGAACGTCCAGCGGGCACTCGAGGTAGATGAGCAGGTCCGGCGGATTGATGACCTCGAGCATGACCTCGTAGAGCTCGCGGTACGTCCTGTATTCCTCTTTGGACATGCACCCCTGCCGATGGAGATTCCTGGCGAAGATCTCCGCGTCCTCGTAGATCGTGCGGTCCTGCACCACGGTCCCTGGATAGGCGTCGAGCTCGCGGTGGATGCGGAACTTGTGCGTGAGGAAGTGCATCTGCGAATGGAAGGCCCAGCGCTTCATGTTCTTGAAGAAGGGTTTGAGAAACGGGTTGAGATCGTTCGGTTCGAAGAACGGCTTCAGATCGAAGTGGTCGCAGAGGAACTTGACCAGCGTGGATTTGCCCGCCCCCATGTTGCCCGCGACCGCTATATATTTGGTGGCCATCCCGGAGAGGCCTATTCGTCCTCGATCAACTCGCCCGGCTTTCCTCCGGGCTTCTCGAAGTAGTCGAGCTTGTCGATCGGCATGGTGACGCTGGTGCAGATGTTGCCAAGGTGCGCAGCCACCCTCTTGAAGAAACGGATGATGAGCGCCACAGCCACCGCATTGCGCTCCTTGTTGTCGCGCGCCAGTTCCCAGACGTAGCGGTCGCAATCCTTCTCGAGTTTGTATGCCTCCGCGCGGGTCGAGCGGGCTATCTCCTTGTCTTTGTTGTCGAAGGCGAGCTTGGTCCTGTCGAACCAGGAGAGCATCTTATAGCGCATGTCCACCAGGAGCGTCAGGAGCGGATCCTTGAGCAGATTGGGGGCGTTGCGGTAGATCTCGTCTATGTTCTTGCAGTAATCGCCGATCCTCTCCACATCCTTGGAGAGGCTCATGAGGATGAGACACGGCACCACGTCGGCCACCCCCTGCACCGTAAGATGCGTTACGATATCCCTCCGTATGACCTGCTGCAGGGTGTTGAGTCTGCTGTCCATCCTCGCGAGCTGGACATGGGACGACTCGATCTTCCCTGAATCGGTCAACGACGCGGTGGAGCGCTCGAACATCTCCTTCGCGATGACGATCATCTCGTCGAATTGCTTGAAGATCTCCGCGAGCGGCGTCTTATCATGCCAGATAGCCAGAAGCTCCTTCAAGACCATATATCACTCCTTTCTCTCAAAGCCGCTCGGTGATGAGCATGCCCAAGAGGGGTATGAGGAAGAACATCGTGATTATGTAAACGAACACCAGCTTCTTGTGCCTCACGAAATAATGAGCCAGGAACCTGGAGATGACGATCGGTATCCTGCGCATGAACGGCGGCACGAAGAATACGAGAGTGCCGCAGATGTTGAAGAGCAGGTGAACGAACGCGATGGTGAGTCCATTCTGGTTGCCTGCCAGCGTGGCCAGCAGCGCGGTCACCGTCGTGCCTATGTTGGCGCCGACCGTTACTGGGAAGGCCTGCTCCAGATTGATCAGACCCGCGCCCACCAGCGGCACCAGCATCGACGTTGTGATGGAGCTGGACTGGATTATGGCAGTGAGTGCAAGCCCTATGGCGAAGACGAAATAGGGGTTGGCGGAGAATACGCGCTGTATCCAGTGCTCCGCCCTGGATGATGTGGCCCTGCGCATGAGCTTCACGATGTAGGCTAGAGCGACAAAGACCAGCGCCAGCGATATCGCAACGCTGATTATGCCTGTGACGCATTCGGAGAAGCCGGCCCTGTCGATCATGAAGCCGTGGGTCAGCTTCACCAGCGGCTGGATCAGCGGTTTCAGCGGACTGTCGAAACCGCCGGCCTGGGAGCCGTAGAACACGGCGGAGAGATAATGCGCAGCCGTGTCCAGGAAACCGGTCGCCAGCTGCAGCGGCAAGAGAACGATCACCGACAACACGTTGAACATGTCGTGCACATTGGCGCCGGCGTACGCGCGCTCGAACTCGTCGTTGCGTCTTATGTGCCCGAGCGAGACGATCGCGCACGTGATCGTCGTGCCGATATTCGCGCCCATGACTATCGGGACCGCGTTGTGCACTGTTATTCCGCCTGCCGACACAAGCGCCACAATCAGCGACGTGGTGAGCGAGGAGCTCTGCACTATCGCGGTCGTGAGTATGCCGATCATGAGCCCTGCGAAGGGGTTGGTCGTGGCGGAGAGCAGGCCCTCGGCAACGCCCTTACCCAGCATCTTGAATGAGCTTCCCAACAGGTCGATTGAAAAGAGGAACAAATAAAGAAGTACGAGGAATAGCAGCCCCCGCACGAGACCCGGAATAAATCTCAATACGCGTGGAGACATAGGCCGCCCAATATAACAAAGGGAAATCTAAGTAAAGATCATTTCCGGCGCATCTCCCTTATGAACTCCTCCAGCGCAGGCACGACCTCGAACATGTCGCCCGCGATCCCGTAGTCAACGCGCGAGAATATCGGCGCCTCAGGATCGCTGTTTATCGCGACGACGACCTTGGAGGAGCGCATGCCGCTCATGTGCTGGATCGATCCCGAGATGCCGCAGGCGATGTAGAGCGCAGGGCTCACCGCTCTGCCCGACTGGCCGACCTGGTGGTCGTGCGATATCCACCCCTCGTCCACCGCCGCCCTGGAAGCGCCGACCGTTGCCCCGAGCGCCCTTGCCAGATCCCTTATCATGCCGAAGTTCTCGGCGTTTCTGATTCCGCGGCCTGCGGCCACGATCCTGTCGGCCTCCGCCAGGTCCACCATGCCGGGCTCCGACTCCTCCACGCGCTCGATGCGCACGCCCTGTGCATCAACGGTCTCGACGACTGAAACTGCAGGCAACTTGTCGAACGCCGGTGGGATTGAAAATGAATTCGGCCGCACGGAGGCGAACGCGGGGCTCGATAAAAGCCTCACCGCTGCGATCGCAGCCCCGCCGTAGACAGGCCTCTCGAAGAGGACCTTTTCCCCCTCCACTGATATGCCCGTGCAGTCGGATGCCATCCCAACGCCCAGCCTCATGGAGGCCCTGACCAGGAGGTCTGCGCCGAAGGGGGTGGATGAACCCAGCACGCAGTCGGGGGCGAAGCGAGCTACGGCAGCGCACAGAGGCTGGGCGAGCGCCTGCCCCGAACGCGCATCGTTGCCCGAGGCATTCGCAGCAAACACAGTGTCTGCGCCTGCCCTCCCCAGCTCTCGAGTCAGCGCATCTCCGGACGCGCCCGCGACGAAGGCCGCAACTTCGCCTCCCGGCGCCACGAGCGACGCCGCCTTGCCGATGAGCTCGGCCGAATGGCGCTTGAGAGCGCCCCCCTCTGACTCCGCCACTACGAGTATCATCATACTCAGATCACCTTCGCCTCTTCCCGCAAGAGCCTCACCAGCTCACGGGCCGCATCTCGCGGCCGGCCCGCTATCATCCTCCCCCTCCTCCTCTCGGGAGGAGGCGCAAGCCGCTCGATCGACATCGCGCTCTTGACCTCAACTCCGAGCTCCGACGCATTGGTCTCAGCGATCGGCTTTGATTTCGCCTTGAGTATCCCGGGGAGAGAAACGTATCTCGGCTGGTTGAGGCTCTTCTCGCAGCCGATCAACGCGGGAAGCCGGACCCTTATCATCTCCTTCACTCCTGCGCCCGCGGCCCTCGTGCATACGGCCTCCTTAAAAGCGGGATCGCACTCGAATTTCTCTACCGGGGAGACATGCGGAAGCGAGAGCATCTCGGCCACGCCGATGTGCACCTGGCCCCAACCTGCGTCCGTGGAGATCTTGCCCGCGAACACGATATCGAACCCCTCGCGCCTGCAGGCTGCGGCCAGCAGCGTCGCCGTGAAGAAGGGGTCCGGCAGAAGGCCCTCGACGTCGATACGCAGGCCGCGGTCAGCGCCCATGGCGAGCGCCCGGCGCATGGTTTCCTGCGCGTGGACGAGGCCGGCCGTAACGATCACGACCTCTACCGCCCGGCACGCCTCCGGCGAAGCCGTGGCGGTCGGGCCGCACAAAGATTCCCTGAGGCGCAGCGCCTCCTCGAGCGCGATCTCGTCGTATGGGTTTATCACCCATTGGATGCGGTCAGCGATTATGGATTTTCCGTCAGGAGCGATTTCGATCAGGCTCTCTGTGTCAGCGACTTCTTTGAGCAGGACGCCGATCTTCATCAATATCTGTAATGGTCGGACTTATACGGGCCGTCGACGTTGACACCTATGTAGCTCGCCTGCTCCTGTGTGAGCCGCGTCAGCTTCACGCCCAGCTTGTCGAGATGGAGCTTCGCCACCTCCTCGTCCAACTTCTTAGGCAGCGTGTAGACGGCGATCTTCGGCTTGTCCTTGGCCAGCGCCATCTGGGCGAGACACTGGTTCGTAAAGGAGTTGGACATGACGAAGGAGGGATGCCCGGTGGCGCAGCCAAGGTTCACGAGCCTGCCCTCCGCGAGGATGAACACCGAGCGCCCGTCGGGGAAGACCCAGCGGTCGACCTGCGGCTTGATCTCCACCTTCTTTATGCCGGGCGTCCTCTCGAGCCGGTCCATCTGGATCTCGTTGTCGAAATGCCCGATGTTGCAGACGATCGCCTGGTCCTTCATCTTCGACATGTGATCGGCCGTTATCACGTCGCGATTGCCGGTGGCGGTGACGAAGATGTCCGCCTCCGAAAGCGCATCCGCGACCGTCGTGACCTCGAAGCCCTCCATCGCCGCCTGCATCGCACAGATCGGGTCTATCTCGGTGACCAGCACCCTGGCGCCGAAGCCGCGCATGGACTGGCAGCAGCCCTTGCCCACGTCACCGTAACCGCAGACCAGGACGACCTTGCCCGCGACCATGACGTCGGTGGCGCGCTTGATGCCGTCAGCGAGCGACTCGCGGCAGCCGTAGAGGTTGTCGAACTTCGACTTGGTGACGGAATCGTTGACGTTGTACGCGGGGAAGAGGAGTTTGCCCTCCTTCATCATCTGGTAGAGCCGGCCCACGCCCGTGGTTGTCTCCTCCGAGACGCCGATGATCTCAGGCACGATGCCGTGCCAGAACTTCGGGCTCTCGGAGTGAATCCTGCGGAGGAGGTTTTCGATCACCACCTCCTCTTTGATATTCGTCGTTATCTCGGGGAGCTTCTTGTTCTTCTCGAAATAGTTTTCCAGCTCAAAGCCCTTATGCACGAATAACGTGGCGTCCCCGCCGTCATCCACGATGAGGTTCGGCCCCTTGTCTGCGTGGCTCAGCGCCTGATAGGTGCACCACCAGTACTCCTCCAGCGTCTCGCCCTTCCACGCGAAGACAGGCACGCCGGTCGCCGCTATTGCCGCGGCGGCATGATCCTGCGTGGAGAAGATGTTGCACGACGCCCAGCGCACAGATGCGCCGAGTTCCCTGAGTGTCTCGATCAGCACAGCGGTCTGGATCGTCATGTGCAGCGAGCCGGTGACGCGCAACCCCTGGAGCGGCTTTTTGGGACCGTACTTCTCGCGCACCGCCATGAGGCCGGGCATCTCCTTCTGCGCCACCTCGATCTCCCTGCGCCCGAAATCGGCAAGCCCCATGTCTTTGACTTTGAAGTCTTTGCTGGTCATCTCGAACTCCTCTATATAAATATATAATGATACGTGGAGCGAAGGCGTATATCGCGAATTATCCCGTGATATCAAGAGTTAATATCGCGACCAGAAACCTCTTCAAGCAACGCGCCGTCTATGTGGCCGGGCAGAGGTCTGCCCAACATCGAAAGCACGGTGGGGAATACGTCGACCGTGCGCGCCGGCCTGTACTTGAGCTTCTGGTTAGTGATCAGCGGAACCCGCATGTGGCTCTGATGGAGCGAACCGTGAGAGGCCCGATGCTCCGGGTGCTCGTACTTCAATCTCAGATCGAACCCAGGGGTCGCCGATATCATCACGTCGCCCGACCGCGGCGCGGTGATGAGGTGCGCGATCTGGAACAGGGCGTCCGGGTAATCGGTATCCAGCGTGCGCACGAGCGACTGCTCGGAGTCGAGGTCAGCGGGGAGCGGAGGATAACCGAACGGGTCGGCGCCCTTGACCCTGTAGTGCAGCGCCGCCCCGTCGAGCCTCACCTCGGCCTCGCCCCGCCTGCTCAGTATGTCCGCACCCCCCTCGTTGTTGCGGACGGCCACGATGTCGACCGCCTCCTCCTCGAGCAGCGCATCTATCAGCGAGGGGGAACGTCTCTCGAGCTCGTCCCGTACCGTGTGGCGCGCCCAGCCGTCGCTGTTTTTGAAATACAGATGCGCCATGCCGTTTCCCGAAACCATGTTGGCCGAGAGCTTCCCCCTCTTTCGGAAGATGAGCGGGTAGAAAAACGCCGGCAACCCCATCCTCTCCAGGAACGAGTTCACGCAAAAATGCGTGTGCGTCGCGGAGAGCCCGTGGTCCGAGACGAGGAAGAACGCGGTCTCTTCCCACAGCCCCGCCTTCGATAGGTCGGAGACCACTTTGCCGACCGCGGAGTCGAGCCATCTGTATCTGGCAAGCGCGCTCTCGTGCCTGGGGTGAGCGAGGTGCGAATATTCGTCTATCCCCGGCAGGACGCAGAACACGTACGAGGGCGCTTTCCTGAGTTCGGCCCTGAGCTTCGAAAGGGCGGCCTCGTCCGTGAACGCCCAGCGATCGGTCAGATGCGAGTAGTACCAGTACCATATCCTGCTGATTCGAGTCGCGTTCCGTGAGCCCTCGGCGCCCCTCGCGATCGGGTTGAAGATCGAGACCGAGTCCGGTATCAACTCGAAGACAGTGCGTATGTGTTTCCACATGTCCCGCGCCATGCAGAAGCTTTCGAGGCCTACGTAGGATCGGTATCTGTCGAAGGAGGAGCCGGAGTCGTACTTCGCCTTGTCGAACCAGCGTATGCCGGGAACGTTGCACGTGCCGGGAAGACAACCTGTGAGAAAGGGAAGATAGGCGGGCCCGGTGGTTGAGGGGAAGCTCGTGACGGCGGGCAGCGAGCCCCCCTGCTCCACGAGGCGCCCGGCGATGTTGGGCAGGTTTCCCCGGGCGAGCTCCTCGCCGAGCACGTCGGCGCGCGCACCGTCGGCGAGCATCACGACGGCAAGTTTCTTTCTAGGCGTAGGCATCTTCAGCTAGGACTTTCTCTTGGAGCGTATATCGGAAAGTTTCTCGTTCATGCGCCTCACGAGATCCTGGTACCCGTGCTTCTTGATTATGGAGTCGAACTGGAATCGGTAGTTGTCCACGAGACTCGCCTCATCGACGATCACGTCGTAGATCTTCCATTGATCGCCCTTCTTCGTAAGCCTGTAGTTGAGCGCGATATCCACCCTCTCCGACGGCACCACGACCTTGGTGCGCACGAAGGCGCGCGTCTGCTCGGGGTTGTAGAATTTGTGGCCGTTGTAGACCACGTAGTATTTTCCCCCGCTCTTGCTCTTCGCAGCCGACTGCTCCTTCGAGAACAAAGCCTTCTCCTCCAGCAGGTCCGTCAGTATCTGCACGAACTGATCCTGCTCCTGGACCGTGCGCTCTTTCCAGTGAGAGGCCAGCGACTGCTTCGAAAGCTCGCGGATGTCGAACGTCCCGTGTATTATATTTTGTTTGATCTTGAGGTTGTGCTCCTCATCCTCCGCCGTGAGAGAGCCGCCCTTTGGCGCGACCTTGAAATCGTCGAGCATGTCGTCGAGTTCCTGTATCGCCCTGGTCGGCGTGCCTGCGTTATAATACTGCTTTTTGCTGCGCATCTGGTCTACGTCCACCTCCGCGCCCATCGCTGCAAAGGCAGGCGCGAGCATCGCGCAGAGGACCGCGAAGAAGATGGACGCCCTGAGAAGAGAGGGCCGTCTTTTTTCATTCATCGACATCACCCATCGAGGTGCCGCCGTCCACATTGTCCCTGCCATACGTGTCTTCCTCCTTGCCGTAATAATAATTGTCCGTCGTCGTGAAACCGCCGCCCTCGCCGCTCTGCATGTCGTCCAATACGACCGCCGCCTCCGGAACCACTTCCCTGAACCTGTCGCGGCCGACCCTCTTCTCCAGGGAGGCCAGCGCCATGTTGTAGTCGAAGACCGACTTGTAATAGACGCCCCTCGCCAGCAGCATGGCCTTGAGCGAGTCCGTGTATTTCTCGTTGTCGCCAAGGCCTATGTCGGTGTTCACCTTGGAGAGGAACATCATCTGCTCGGCCAGCGACTCGCCCCTCTTCGCGCGCTTCAAGTTCTCCTGCGCGCGCTTCGCTTCCAAATAGGCCTTGTGCGCATCGACCGATATCGCCCTGCGCGCGATCATGCGCTCGTACATCGCCTTGTGGTATTCCGCGCGCGCCTTCTTGATCTTCGCATAGGACCCGTGGAAATCGATCGTCCCCTTGAGCTCGAATCCTAGGCCCGCCCTCGTGAAATTGAAGGGGTCATTGAAGTCGTCGGTGAGCTGCAGGCCCCTTATCTCGCCGGTGGTGCGGCCTACGTCCACGAAGAAGCCGACCCCGGCCGTGGGGAGGACCTTTCTCTTCTCGAGCTTGTACAGCTTGTGTTTGGTCTCGACACCCAGGTCCATGAGTTTGACTTCGGGTTGAGCGGTCATCCCCGCGTCCACGAACTCATCCGCCCTGTCGAGTTTCGCCGGCTCAGGCGTGAGCGAGAGGCTATCGAGGACGATCTTCGTGTCGGGCTCGAGGTCGAGATGTATGAGCATCCCCTCGTAGGCAAGTTCCTGATTATGGGTGGCCTCTTCGAGGCGCTTCTCGAGCTCGAGCTTGAAGACCTTCAGCTGCGCCATGTCGTAGGGATCGATGCCGGGCAGATCCCCGATATCGTTCTCGCCCTTGGCCTTGTCGCCCTCCCCCTTTTTGCCCTCAGCATCCGCGGAGCCCTCCCAGTCTTCGTCCTCACCCCAGGCCTGCCTCGACTCCTCGTCTTTTATCCTCTTGTCGATCTTGCCTATCGCATCCTCGAGCAGGCCTATCGTCTCCTGCGCGAGCTGCACACCGTAATAGATCTGCTTCACCTGGTAGACCACGTCGGACTCGGTCTGGGCCCTGCGTATCCTGGCCGCCTCTATGCCACCGTCGGCGATCCTCTTGGCGAGCACAAGCTGGCCGAATGTCGAGACCGGAACACCTATTCCGACGTGAATGCTGTTGAAGAACGTGAGCTGCCCGTCGAAAAACGCGTTGAAGGCGTTGTCCACGTCCGTGGGGACAGGCGCCATCCTGTACTTATACTCCATCACCGGCCAGAAGGCCGCCGCGGCCTCGGCCCTCTGTCCCCTCGCCGCCTCGATGTCCTCGCCGGCAGCCCGAAGCCTCATGTTTCTGGTCAGGGCGATCCTGATGCAATCGGCAAGCCCGAGCTTCACTTTTCCGGGCCAATCCCTTCCCGCGACAGGGTCGAGCCCGTACTCCTCCTCGATGTTCGCGGGCCTGGATGGATCGGCCGACTGCCCCGCCGCCTGGGCCGATATGGC
Protein-coding regions in this window:
- a CDS encoding electron transfer flavoprotein subunit alpha/FixB family protein; its protein translation is MMILVVAESEGGALKRHSAELIGKAASLVAPGGEVAAFVAGASGDALTRELGRAGADTVFAANASGNDARSGQALAQPLCAAVARFAPDCVLGSSTPFGADLLVRASMRLGVGMASDCTGISVEGEKVLFERPVYGGAAIAAVRLLSSPAFASVRPNSFSIPPAFDKLPAVSVVETVDAQGVRIERVEESEPGMVDLAEADRIVAAGRGIRNAENFGMIRDLARALGATVGASRAAVDEGWISHDHQVGQSGRAVSPALYIACGISGSIQHMSGMRSSKVVVAINSDPEAPIFSRVDYGIAGDMFEVVPALEEFIREMRRK
- a CDS encoding electron transfer flavoprotein subunit beta/FixA family protein; this translates as MKIGVLLKEVADTESLIEIAPDGKSIIADRIQWVINPYDEIALEEALRLRESLCGPTATASPEACRAVEVVIVTAGLVHAQETMRRALAMGADRGLRIDVEGLLPDPFFTATLLAAACRREGFDIVFAGKISTDAGWGQVHIGVAEMLSLPHVSPVEKFECDPAFKEAVCTRAAGAGVKEMIRVRLPALIGCEKSLNQPRYVSLPGILKAKSKPIAETNASELGVEVKSAMSIERLAPPPERRRGRMIAGRPRDAARELVRLLREEAKVI
- the ahcY gene encoding adenosylhomocysteinase, coding for MTSKDFKVKDMGLADFGRREIEVAQKEMPGLMAVREKYGPKKPLQGLRVTGSLHMTIQTAVLIETLRELGASVRWASCNIFSTQDHAAAAIAATGVPVFAWKGETLEEYWWCTYQALSHADKGPNLIVDDGGDATLFVHKGFELENYFEKNKKLPEITTNIKEEVVIENLLRRIHSESPKFWHGIVPEIIGVSEETTTGVGRLYQMMKEGKLLFPAYNVNDSVTKSKFDNLYGCRESLADGIKRATDVMVAGKVVLVCGYGDVGKGCCQSMRGFGARVLVTEIDPICAMQAAMEGFEVTTVADALSEADIFVTATGNRDVITADHMSKMKDQAIVCNIGHFDNEIQMDRLERTPGIKKVEIKPQVDRWVFPDGRSVFILAEGRLVNLGCATGHPSFVMSNSFTNQCLAQMALAKDKPKIAVYTLPKKLDEEVAKLHLDKLGVKLTRLTQEQASYIGVNVDGPYKSDHYRY
- a CDS encoding alkaline phosphatase family protein, which codes for MPTPRKKLAVVMLADGARADVLGEELARGNLPNIAGRLVEQGGSLPAVTSFPSTTGPAYLPFLTGCLPGTCNVPGIRWFDKAKYDSGSSFDRYRSYVGLESFCMARDMWKHIRTVFELIPDSVSIFNPIARGAEGSRNATRISRIWYWYYSHLTDRWAFTDEAALSKLRAELRKAPSYVFCVLPGIDEYSHLAHPRHESALARYRWLDSAVGKVVSDLSKAGLWEETAFFLVSDHGLSATHTHFCVNSFLERMGLPAFFYPLIFRKRGKLSANMVSGNGMAHLYFKNSDGWARHTVRDELERRSPSLIDALLEEEAVDIVAVRNNEGGADILSRRGEAEVRLDGAALHYRVKGADPFGYPPLPADLDSEQSLVRTLDTDYPDALFQIAHLITAPRSGDVMISATPGFDLRLKYEHPEHRASHGSLHQSHMRVPLITNQKLKYRPARTVDVFPTVLSMLGRPLPGHIDGALLEEVSGRDINS
- a CDS encoding ABC transporter substrate-binding protein; the encoded protein is MNEKRRPSLLRASIFFAVLCAMLAPAFAAMGAEVDVDQMRSKKQYYNAGTPTRAIQELDDMLDDFKVAPKGGSLTAEDEEHNLKIKQNIIHGTFDIRELSKQSLASHWKERTVQEQDQFVQILTDLLEEKALFSKEQSAAKSKSGGKYYVVYNGHKFYNPEQTRAFVRTKVVVPSERVDIALNYRLTKKGDQWKIYDVIVDEASLVDNYRFQFDSIIKKHGYQDLVRRMNEKLSDIRSKRKS